A genome region from Candidatus Aegiribacteria sp. includes the following:
- a CDS encoding tetratricopeptide repeat protein codes for MLGTFLAALLTVFPNHGIEESFADYLYELGEYGMASSEYLRIIYSHDEDTLSCPLAALRLARCWQELGRREDALLLYGYLRRNLTDAELRAGAMMGAGSVLEESGNYTAARELYLNAAVTSEDIDLMGRAGIMSCLMDAQMGNWDASAEGLRSISAAGGPFCEISENLAAQVAEGNGLSHRSPLWCGISSALLPGSGQAICGHYTDGIIAFGVNGAMVWLFYESLQESNTTTSVLLGWLSLSFYGGNIYGGSRAAVTYNSARRRELLDEVTRILEDQQRFRP; via the coding sequence ATGCTGGGGACGTTTCTTGCTGCCCTTCTGACAGTATTTCCGAACCATGGCATTGAAGAAAGCTTTGCCGATTATCTGTACGAGCTTGGTGAATACGGGATGGCCTCCAGCGAGTATCTGAGAATTATTTACAGTCATGATGAAGATACACTGTCATGTCCCCTTGCCGCCCTCCGGCTTGCCAGGTGCTGGCAGGAGCTGGGGCGCCGGGAAGACGCTCTTCTCCTCTACGGATACCTTAGAAGAAATCTAACTGACGCTGAATTGAGAGCCGGAGCGATGATGGGCGCGGGATCGGTTCTTGAGGAATCGGGTAATTATACCGCTGCGCGAGAACTTTATTTGAATGCCGCGGTTACTTCGGAAGATATTGATCTGATGGGGAGAGCAGGGATAATGTCGTGCCTGATGGATGCGCAGATGGGAAATTGGGATGCTTCCGCCGAGGGGCTCAGAAGCATTTCAGCAGCCGGAGGTCCCTTCTGCGAAATTTCCGAAAATCTTGCCGCGCAGGTTGCTGAAGGAAATGGTCTTTCACATCGCAGCCCGTTATGGTGCGGAATATCAAGTGCTCTGCTTCCAGGCTCCGGTCAGGCTATCTGTGGTCATTATACCGATGGTATTATCGCATTTGGTGTAAATGGGGCGATGGTCTGGCTGTTCTACGAATCTCTGCAGGAGAGTAACACCACTACTTCAGTATTGCTGGGATGGCTGAGTCTATCTTTCTACGGAGGAAATATTTACGGTGGTTCACGGGCAGCAGTCACGTACAATTCGGCCAGAAGACGAGAACTGCTTGATGAGGTTACAAGAATACTCGAAGATCAGCAACGCTTCAGACCTTGA
- the rplM gene encoding 50S ribosomal protein L13, with protein sequence MISYSVAELIECEKKGVNAACELFLADFLNCCISCISISRIAGIIYHVSCGGFRKVKTYTAKTGEIERKWWHVDATGYSPGRLASRIAMILQGKNKPVYTPHIDTGDFIVVTNVEKMNFTGRKLDQKEYGRHTGYPGGRKTTSLKEMLEKHPDRILRKAVKGMMPRNRIARKQIKKLKIFAGSEHSHAAQNPQVLEI encoded by the coding sequence ATGATTTCCTACAGCGTTGCGGAACTTATCGAATGCGAGAAGAAGGGGGTAAATGCAGCTTGCGAATTATTTCTCGCTGATTTTTTAAATTGTTGTATTTCATGCATATCCATCTCACGGATTGCTGGAATAATATATCATGTTTCATGCGGAGGTTTTAGAAAAGTGAAGACTTATACAGCCAAAACCGGAGAAATAGAAAGAAAATGGTGGCACGTAGACGCTACCGGATATTCTCCGGGAAGATTGGCATCCAGAATTGCCATGATTCTTCAGGGCAAGAACAAGCCGGTATATACACCTCATATTGATACCGGTGATTTTATTGTTGTAACGAATGTTGAGAAAATGAACTTCACCGGTAGAAAACTCGATCAGAAGGAGTATGGACGACATACCGGATACCCCGGTGGAAGGAAAACAACAAGCTTGAAGGAGATGCTGGAAAAGCATCCTGATAGAATACTGAGAAAAGCTGTTAAGGGAATGATGCCCAGAAACAGAATTGCCAGAAAACAGATCAAAAAACTGAAAATATTCGCGGGAAGCGAACATTCTCATGCGGCACAGAACCCTCAGGTTCTGGAAATCTAG
- the rpsI gene encoding 30S ribosomal protein S9 yields MKQLIGVGRRKSATARCYLRPGKGLIKINHRDPGEYFCHLWQEQHAFEPLEVVGVSRDYDVIVNVRGGGISGQAGAIRLGIARALVEANPDFRPALKTEGMLRRDPRIVERKKYGQPKARKRFQFSKR; encoded by the coding sequence ATGAAGCAGCTTATAGGAGTTGGAAGACGAAAAAGTGCTACGGCGAGGTGTTATCTGAGACCCGGAAAAGGTCTTATTAAGATTAATCATAGGGATCCCGGAGAGTATTTCTGTCATCTCTGGCAGGAACAGCATGCCTTTGAACCGCTTGAGGTCGTTGGAGTCTCAAGGGACTACGATGTAATAGTCAACGTTCGCGGTGGAGGCATATCAGGACAGGCCGGAGCAATCAGACTCGGAATAGCAAGGGCTCTGGTAGAAGCAAATCCTGACTTCAGGCCTGCACTGAAGACTGAAGGTATGCTCAGGCGTGATCCGAGAATCGTTGAGAGAAAGAAGTACGGTCAGCCCAAGGCAAGAAAGAGATTCCAGTTCTCCAAGAGATAA